One Malaclemys terrapin pileata isolate rMalTer1 chromosome 9, rMalTer1.hap1, whole genome shotgun sequence DNA window includes the following coding sequences:
- the NKRF gene encoding NF-kappa-B-repressing factor, producing MAGGWMLLGGDFLTPQPPPLPPVPPPEQPPPPPEPEAVPEPVLEQWRQYQESDWHWGLRRQFILRHLASYPGAAIDQLLSLSVLWTNHVFMGCRYGSQVMEKVFKMAEGIDIGEMPSFELVPPAKPPKRPCSPPCSPYANPEPPKKVLPRFRVRPRFEPVHFVASSEKDERKEDPSDNQTQESNKDANTNSTAQSVENYVDFVFNSFNTQEADPQFSNSVGFGYASSQTTATSVVLNSMDTTQSGAPQLSTSSSVLQSSSDTFSQSVITAKQYFIDKLSAAIWKNLANPDANTGTDKINYTYLLTRSIQACKTNPEYIYAPLKEIAPADLPKNKKLPTDGFACEVRCQNVYLTTGYAGSKNGSRDRATELAVKLLQKSVEVKVAQRKFKHTYREDLIVCESGTCPQELPPALKQLDDFLAANKDFSSGQSGSDPLQGSSSSTKHWTNFVLTENASDAIGILNNSASFNKMSVEYKYDLMSNRSWRCRVFLQDHCLAEGYGSKKTSKHAAADEALKILQKMQSNVTPIKTTQVQKVGCSSRSSGKKKDLKDLVIYENSENPVCTLNDTAQFNKMTVEYVFERMTGMRWKCKVMLENELIAEAVGVKKSVKHEAAEEAVKILKKTQPTVVNNLKKGTIEDVISRNEIRGRSAEEAFKQKIKEDNIGNQILRKMGWTGGGLGKDGEGIREPIAVKEQFKREGLGLDVERVNKIAKRDIEQIIRNYARSDSHVDLTFSTELTNDERKQIHQIAQKYGLKSKSHGQGHDRFLVVSRKRRKEDLLDQLKQEGHVGHYELIMPQAN from the exons ATGGCTGGCGGCTGGATGCTGCTGGGCGGGGATTTCCTGACCCCGCAGCCGCCGCCGCTGCCCCCGGTGCCGCCCCCggagcagccgccgccgcccccgGAGCCCGAGGCGGTGCCCGAGCCTGTGCTGGAGCAGTGGCGCCAGTACCAGGAGAGCGACTGGCACTGGGGGCTGCGCCGCCAGTTCATCCTCCGCCACCTGGCCAGTTACCCGGGCGCCGCGATCGACCAGCTGCTGTCGCTCTCCGTGCTCTGGACCAACCACGTCTTCATGGGCTGCAG GTATGGCTCGCAAGTTATGGAGAAAGTCTTCAAGATGGCTGAAGGTATCGATATTGGGGAGATGCCATCGTTCGAGCTGGTACCTCCTGCTAAGCCACCAAAAAGACCCTGCTCTCCACCTTGCTCTCCCTATGCCA ATCCAGAGCCTCCCAAAAAAGTCCTCCCCAGGTTCCGCGTGAGACCTCGTTTTGAGCCTGTACACTTTGTAGCCAGTAGTGAAAAAGATGAAAGAAAAGAAGATCCTTCAGACAACCAAACGCAGGAGTCAAACAAGGATGCAAACACAAACAGCACTGCCCAGTCAGTCGAAAACTATgtggattttgtttttaacagtttCAATACCCAGGAAGCAGATCCCCAGTTCTCCAACTCGGTGGGTTTTGGTTATGCAAGTAGCCAGACAACCGCCACCAGTGTGGTTTTGAACAGCATGGACACTACCCAGAGTGGTGCTCCACAACTTTCCACTTCCTCTTCAGTTCTCCAGTCTTCATCAGATACTTTCTCCCAGTCAGTTATCACAGCAAAGCAGTATTTTATTGACAAACTCTCAGCAGCAATCTGGAAGAATCTTGCTAACCCAGATGCTAACACTGGGACTGATAAAATTAACTATACATATTTGTTGACTCGGTCAATTCAGGCATGTAAGACAAATCCTGAATATATTTATGCTCCTCTAAAAGAAATTGCCCCTGCCGACCTCCCAAAAAATAAGAAGCTTCCAACAGATGGCTTTGCTTGTGAAGTGAGATGCCAAAATGTCTACTTAACTACTGGTTATGCTGGCAGCAAAAATGGATCCAGGGATCGAGCCACAGAATTAGCAGTCAAGTTGTTGCAAAAGTCTGTGGAAGTTAAAGTTGCTCAGCGGAAGTTCAAACATACCTATCGAGAGGACTTAATAGTGTGTGAGTCCGGCACATGCCCGCAGGAATTGCCTCCTGCTCTCAAACAGCTTGACGACTTTCTAGCTGCCAACAAAGATTTTTCGTCTGGGCAGTCTGGGTCTGATCCCTTGCAAGGTTCTAGTAGTTCAACCAAACACTGGACTAATTTTGTCCTCACAGAAAATGCTAGCGATGCTATAGGGATACTTAACAACTCGGCTTCATTTAACAAAATGTCAGTTGAATACAAATATGACTTAATGTCAAACCGCTCGTGGCGCTGTAGAGTGTTTTTACAAGACCACTGCTTAGCCGAGGGATACGGCAGTAAGAAAACTAGCAAACATGCAGCTGCAGATGAGGCTTTGAAAATTCTTCAAAAGATGCAGTCCAATGTGACCCCCATCAAAACAACCCAGGTTCAGAAAGTGGGCTGTTCATCCCGGAGTTCTGGCAAAAAGAAAGACCTGAAGGATCTTGTTATCTATGAGAACTCTGAGAATCCCGTGTGCACACTGAACGACACTGCTCAGTTCAACAAGATGACAGTGGAATATGTCTTCGAAAGGATGACGGGCATGCGGTGGAAGTGCAAGGTGATGCTAGAAAACGAGTTAATTGCTGAAGCAGTTGGGGTTAAGAAATCTGTGAAGCACGAGGCGGCGGAGGAAGCTGTGAAAATCCTCAAAAAAACACAGCCGACTGTCGTCAATAACCTGAAGAAGGGCACCATCGAAGACGTCATCTCAAGAAATGAGATTCGGGGCCGCTCAGCAGAAGAGGCTTTCAAACAGAAGATTAAAGAAGACAACATAGGGAATcagattttaagaaaaatggGCTGGACAGGTGGTGGGTTAGGGAAAGATGGCGAAGGGATACGAGAACCTATTGCAGTAAAGGAGCAATTTAAAAGGGAAGGACTCGGGCTTGATGTGGAAAGGGTGAACAAAATTGCTAAAAGAGATATTGAGCAGATCATTCGAAATTATGCGCGCTCAGATAGTCATGTTGACTTGACTTTTTCTACAGAACTTACCAATGACGAGCGGAAGCAGATCCATCAAATTGCCCAAAAATATGGTCTTAAAAGTAAATCCCATGGGCAGGGCCATGATAGATTCTTGGTGGTAAGCAGAAAGAGACGTAAGGAAGACTTATTAGACCAACTGAAGCAAGAAGGCCATGTTGGACATTATGAACTTATTATGCCTCAAGCCAATTGA